The Deltaproteobacteria bacterium sequence GGACATCAATGGGAACCGTGTGCTGGGCGACCCCAATGAGACGATCCGCTATGTCTATGATACGGCCCACCAGCGCATCACCCGGGCGACCAACTGCGGCGGAGGGAACCAGGCTTTTCTGGGGGCAGAGTCAGGGACACGGAACGTTCGGGTCGTCAACAACGACTACGACCCGGCCATTCCCGTATTTCGCTATTTCGACGGCCAGGGAACCGAGATAGGCGATCTTCCGGCGGGGATTCCCGACATCCGGAGAATAGAAATCACCCTGGCCGTGGAAACGGAGCACATCAACCCCAACACAGGCGAGAGACAGCGTCTGATTTATTCAACGAGCGTGATACCGAGGAACCATGTCATCAATCAATAATAGAAACAGGAAAGGTCTTCTTGCCTCCCAGCGGGGCATCGCCCTGATTACCGCCATCATGGCCTGCGTGATCCTGTTTGCCCTGGCTGTGCTGATCATTTATCTCTCCACGGGCGATCTCCGGGTGAGCAGCAGAACCGTCGGTGATAAAAAGGCCGGAAGCGCCGCCGAATCGGGGGTGCATCAACTGGTACGGCACTTCGACCCGGACCACTCCACATGGGACCCTGATGACGCCGACAGCATTTACGGCAAGAAAATCCAGGTGGACGCCGAAAGCGATTCTTCATCCTCCTTTGAGATCGGCCCGCCGGCCCGGCCCAAGTCGGGAATTTATTTCCGCCACATCGCGGGTTACGACATCACCGGGGGCAAAGGCTGGGGGATGACCAATTACGAGTCGGTGGTTACGGGCCAGAACGACCATTACAGCACGGAAACGACGATAACCACCGGTATCGGGTACGGCCCCGTCAAGACGGACACGATTTTAGAGTAGGAGAGCGTCATGAAAACAGCAGTCAAAACCATGTTGTGGCTTCTTGCCCTGGTGGTGGGCCTGGGGTTTTCCGTTCAGGGAATCCGGGCCGAGGACGACAACGACGATCCGGCGGAAGAGGTGCTCTTTTCGGAATCCGTGAGCCCCGACGCGCTTTTGCTTGTGGACCTGTCGGGGAGCATGCAATGGAACCCCCCCGGAACCGCCTACAAATACGGGGCATCGGCAGCGTGTAAAGCCGATACCAGTACCACCAGCAAGTGCAGCGGCAGCAACTGCAGCGGCGGGTTTTGTTCTGTTTCCAAAACGGGCTGCTCGACCGATTGCAGCCGCCTGAACATCGCCAAAAAGGCCATCTTCTCCCTTTTCGATTACAACGGAGACGGTACGATCGATGTCGACGACCGGGAGGCGTTGAATATCCGCTTCGGCTACATGCGGTTTTATGATTGCTCGGGGGAAGATTCGTCCGTTAGCTACAGTAGCGGATGCAACAAGATACACTTTGAGCTGGGGGGATCGACGGACACGGGCATCCCCTACAGCCAGATCTACTGTAGGAAAAGCGAGGAGAAGGGAAAAGGATGTAAAGTAGGCAGTACCTGCACGACGGGCGTCTGCGTGAACCGGGAATCCGCGCTCGGCGGAACCCCCTTGGTCTCCGCTCTGAAAGAGGCCAAGGCGTATCTGGACTACCACAAGAACAACAAGGACCCGGGGGCGAAGGAATGCCGGAAGAAGTACGTCATCCTCATCAGCGACGGCGCCGACACCTACGCCTGCAGCGGTAACGGCCAGGAATGCCAGGCCACGAGCTACAAGCGGCGGCGGGAATCGGTCCTTGCGGCGAAAGCGCTGAAAGACGCCGGGTATCGCCTCTTCGTAATCGGTCTGGGGGATGACATGCCGAGTT is a genomic window containing:
- a CDS encoding prepilin-type N-terminal cleavage/methylation domain-containing protein — its product is MMRNCRGFTLVEVIIAIAVTMVLLGAIYTAVNSTQRHSVGIEGRVVAQQDVKAALDLMSLELSMASFNPTFSDGIWHTPPGGAAGCGTTSAKQEYRGIQEATANSIAVEMDINGNRVLGDPNETIRYVYDTAHQRITRATNCGGGNQAFLGAESGTRNVRVVNNDYDPAIPVFRYFDGQGTEIGDLPAGIPDIRRIEITLAVETEHINPNTGERQRLIYSTSVIPRNHVINQ